The genomic stretch ATTGAACCGGGAGATGAGAGCGCATTGGCAGGAGCAATGGTTCATCTTGGAAATGATTTTCATGTGCGCAAAAAAATGGGAGCGGCAGGAAGGGAGTATGTTAGAAGACATTACGCATGGGATGAATGTCTGGATAAAATGGAAAAGGTATATCAGAAAATACTGGAGTAAAAATGAGAATACGGTTTGTAACTCTATATTTCCCGCCTGAAATGGGAGCAGCGCAGCGGCGCATATCGGAAATGGCTCGGCGACTGGCAAATAAGGGACATAAAGTGACTGTCGTAACCGGTTTTCCCAATTATCCCACGGGATTAAAGCCGAAAGAATATCACCGCAAATTCTTCATGAGAGAGAAAGTTAATGGATATGGAATAATCCGACTTTATCATTATACCGCGCCGAATAAAGGATTTCTGAAAAGGATTATGATTCATTTGACATTCGCGCTCTCGGCCTCCATTTATAATATATTCATGAAGCGCGACGATATCGTATATATCGAATCTCCTCCTCTTTTTAACGGCTTTATCGGTCTATCCTCGAAATTATTTCGACGTATTCCATACCTGTTTAATGTGGCCGACCTATGGCCACAAACGGCGATTGAACTTAAGGCCTTAAGAAACAAACAGATAATTTTTTTAGCCAGGTTACTTGAGAGAGTATTCTATGCGCAATCTTCCGGCATTATTGCTAATACTAAAGGAGCGCGGAAATTCATAATGGATTTGGGATTTGATGATAAAAAGGCATTATTTATAACCAATGGAGTTGATCTTCAAGAATTCCACGATCAAGTAGTTCCGTCAACAAAGATACTGAAATACAAGAAGGAAGGAAGATTACTGGCGATTTATGCAGGTATATTGGGCATGGCACAGGGGCTGAAAATCATTCTTGAAGCCGCAAAAGAACTGGAACGTGAACCGATAGATTTTCTTTTTGTAGGCGATGGCCACGATAAGGAAATGATGCTTGAATACAGTAAACAACAAGGGCTAAAGAATGTTACTTTTCTGGATCCGGTCCCTCAACAGGAAATGCCATCGGTTCTCAAGGCTGCGGATATTGCCATTATATCTTTGAGAAATTTAAAACTCTTTAATTTCGTAATTCCGTCAAAATGTTTTGAATCAATGGCGTCGGAATTGCCAATCATGTTATCTGTCCCTGGCGAAATGGCAGAATATGTAAATGCAGCATCGTGCGGGTTTACCGCCGAACCCGAAAACTTGGAGCAAATAGTTGGCGCTTTTAGGAAATTTATCGCTCTGCCTGATGAAGAAAGAATTGAAATGGGGCGTCGAGGACGAACCTATGCGATTCGGCATTTTTCGCGCGAAGATATTACCAATAAATTGGAATCGGCGATGCGGAACGTTTTAAGTCATGGCAAATAATCGCGAGAAGGCAGCCAATATATATAATTCGAGGAAAGATATCGATGACCGCTATTCACTCACTAAACCGGGTAATAAATACAACTATAAGAATCTTTATAATGGCATCGAAGATCTTCTATTATCCGCCTTTTCTGATTTGTCTGAGGTTAAATTTCTTGAGGTTGGATGTGGAGAATTATTTTGGCCGGAAGTGTTTATGGAAATAGGCTGCCGGTCGGAAAATTGTTTTGGAACCGATATCCTCCACCAACGAATGGTCAAAGGACGAGAAAAGGGACGGCACACCGCCGCGGTAACATCATCTGTACTCGAATTGCCGTTTAAGTCAGACAGTTTTGATTTAATCTGTCAGCTTACCTTGATGACCTCGATCTCTGAAGATGCAGATCGTGATATGGCAGTAGAAGAAATGCTGAGAGTCCTCAAGCCGGGGGGATATATTCTCTGGTATGATTTCAGATACAATAATCCAAAAAATCCTTATACTCGCGCGATAGGCAAAAACGAGCTGCATGAGCTATTTGCCCCCTTACCGGTCCAATTAAAAACAATTACGGTATTTCCACCGCTGGCAAGAAAAATGCCTGCCGCCGGCGTTCCTTTATTGAAATTTATCAATCTATTTTCTATGTTACGAACACATTACCTGGCTTTGATTGGACCGAAAGGATGATTTTAGATGGCAATTAAAAACGTGCCCTTTTATCGGCAGTCATTCGATAAAACCGAAATCGCGGAAGTCACCGATACTATAAAAAGCGGATGGGTAACGACCGGAACGAAAGCGCACAAGCTCGAAGAATTGATATCCGGGTACGTGGGGGCGAAATACGCCGCGGCGGTAAATTCCTGCACGGCCGGGATGCACCTTCTGCTTAAAGCGTCGGGGATAGGCCCCGGCGACGAAGTAGTTACGACTCCCTACACGTTCGCCTCAACGAGTGAAGCAATTTTATATACCGGAGCCAAGCCGGTTTATTGCGATATCAATTATAAAACGTTAAATATAGAAGCAAATGCGGCATCCTGTAAAGTAGGCAAAAAAACCCGAGCGTTATTACCGGTCCATATCGCCGGTTTGCCGGTCAATATGAAGAAATATGTATCGCTTGCCAAAATCAAAAAAATCAAATTTTTCGATGACGCGGCTCACGCTATCGGGGCGGAATATAACGGTCAAAAAATAGGTTCTATCGGCGATGGAAGCGCCTTCAGTTTTTATGCCACCAAAAATTTGACAACCGGCGAGGGCGGTATGATTACCACCCGGCATAAACGACTCGCTGAAAAGGTAAAACTCTTATCCTTGCATGCGATGAGCAGAGGCGCCTGGAAAAGATATACCAAAGGCGGCAGCTGGCGGTATGATCTTCTTGATCTGGGATATAAATACAACATGTCCGACCTGGCGGCATCGCTGGGCCTGGCGCAATTTAAAAAGTTCGAATCATTTCAAACCAAAAGACGGCGAGCGGCACAAAGATATATTTCGAATTTATCTCAAATCGATGCGATTCGATTGCCTTTTGTCGATAGCAATTCGGTTCATGCCTGGCACCTGTTTCTGCTCCGCCTGAAATTGAATAAATTGAAAATAAATCGCGACCGATTTATTGTTGAGCTGAATCAGCGAGGGATCGGCACCTCGGTTCATTTTATCCCATTGTTCCTGCAGACTTTTTATCGCCGTCATTTGGGTTTGGACAAAAAAGATTTTCCCAACGCTTATAAGGCTTACCGGGAAGTCATAACCCTGCCTTTGTTTCCCGATATTAAACCGGGCGAAATCGATTATGTCTGCGACACCATCGGAACAATCGTGAAAAAATATCGTCGATGAAACGGTTTTTTGATTTTGTTGTATCGCTGTCGGGATTGCTTGTCCTGTCTCCGCTCCTGATTTTAATTAGCCTGGCAATCCTGTTTTCTATGGGCTGGCCGATTTTTTACAGGCAGGTCAGGGTGGGAAAAAACGGCCGGAAATTTAAGATTATCAAATTCCGCAGTATGGTTAAAAACGCGGAAAAACGGGGTCCCGAATTCACAACCGGGGGAGATTCACGGATTACTCCTTTGGGTGGAATCCTGCGAAAAACCAAACTGGATGAATTGCCGCAGTTTATGAACGTATTAATCGGAGACATGTCTTTGGTCGGGCCGCGGCCCGAAGTCCCGCGCTATGTCGCGCTGTATAATGAGGAGCAAAAACAGGTTTTGTCCGTTCGTCCCGGGTTGACCGATCCGGCTTCAATCGCCTATCGTAATGAGGAAGAAATTCTGGCCGGATACGAAGACAGCGAAAAAGCGTATATTGAAGAAATAATGCCGGCCAAACTGGAATTGAATCTGGAGTATATCAATCGGGTTTGTTTTACGACCGACATATCTTTAATATTTAAAACCATCAGCAAAATATTTTCCCGCTAATGAGCCCTTGCCAGCCATAATAATTTATGTATATTATCATGCTTTATTGGGATTGAGAGATTATGCGGAAGAGACTGTATTCATACTTACTGGCAGCTTTTGATTTTATTTTATTCAATATTGTTGTCTGGATTCAGATATTATTAAGGCCCTCTATAAGTGAAATTTATGGAGGCGGAGTCATACAATTTTTACTGCCGACTTTTACCGCTTTGGTAATGGTTGGACTTTTGGCTTTATTCAAGCAGTATCGGTTCAAGAAAAAAGACCGTTTCCTCCGTCAATTTACCAGCGCGTTCAATGTTGTCACCCTCGGATTTTTATTGATAGTAATTATCAGTGTTGATCTGGGCGCCATGCGGGAATTTGAGCGGGGGTATCTTCTGATATTGCTCGTCGGCTTACTGGTGGCAACGGCCCTTTCTCGAATCATCACTTATTTATGGTTCGGAGGTAAACCTGATTTTTCGCTCAAGGAACCGGTTGTTTTGAAGCAGGGTAATTCGCATCAAAACGGAAATAATAAGCCCTTGATAATTCATAATAATGTTGCAGTCAGCGAAATAAAAAAGCGTATCGATAGTTCTCCCTTTGATTTTGCCGTGATTACCGACGAAAGCGGGTATTTCAAAGGGGTCATAAATGACGGCGATATCATTGAAGCCACAATGCAAAACGGCCATGAGTTGAAGATAAAGGATATTCTTAATCACTCCTATCCGGTCGCGAGGGAAGATATATCCGCGGGTCGGATGCGGCAAATAATGCTGGAGCGCAATCTTAGGTTCTTGCCTTTACTCAGCGGCGAAGGCAAACCATCGCGAGTCGTCTTACTTTCCAATCTCAACGCCAAATATCAGGACCTGATGCAATCTCGGGGCACAGGCCAGGTTCTCATAATCGGCGGCGCCGGATATATCGGTTCAGTGATGACCCGTTATCTGCTCAAACGCGGTTATCGGGTAGCCGTTCTGGATAATCTGATGTTCGGTTACGACGCCCTCAAAGATTTGGATAATCATCCGGCTTATCGATTTTATAAAGGCGACGCGCGTAATATTCAGGATTTATTGACGGCCATAGAAGATGTCGATAGCGTTATTCACCTGGCGGCTATCGTGGGCGATCCGGCCTGCGCTCTTGACCCCCGGGCTACTATCGACATAAATTATGAAGCTTCCAAAATCCTGGTCGATACCTGCCTGAACAAAAATGTCAAACGGCTTCTCTTCGCTTCGAGTTGTTCTGTATATGGGGCGAGTGAAAACGATGAATTGCTCACCGAAGAATCGCCACTTAATCCGATCTCACTATACGCCGAAACACGCATCCGTTCCGAGGAAGCGATATTAAATCAAGCCGAGTCGCCTCTGGTGGTGACTATGTTCCGCCTCGCGACGGTCTTTGGTTTTTCGTACCGACCTCGTTTTGATCTGGTCGTAAATATCCTTACCGCTCGCGCTTTGCAGGAAGGAGAGATATCGATCTTTGGCGGTTCGCAATGGCGGCCTAATATTCACGTTCGGGACGTTGTCGGGGGTTTTGTAGCCGGGATGGAAGCACCCATTGAAGTTGTCGATCGGCAGGTATATAACCTCGGTTCAGAGAAAGAAAATTACCGAATCGCCCGAATCGGCGATATGGTCAAAGAAGCTCTGCCGGATACGATTGTCAAAACCGTTGATGCGGAGATAGACAGTCGTGATTATAAGGTCAATTTCGATAAGATCGAAAAGGCTCTCAACTGGCAGGCCGAGGTGAGCGTCCCCGAGGGAATACAGGAAATCATAAGAGCATATCATCAAAACAAATTCGGACATTATTCCGAGAAACGATATTCAAATCTGAAAATCCTGCAAGAAGCATAGAGAATACCAATGGGTAAATCGGTTTAGATTTCCTTTATTGACCTTGGCTTTGGATTTATCTACATTAATTACCTTGTTATCCGTGTAAATACTGGAAGGAAAAATGCTTGATATTAAATTAATTCGAGAAAATCCGGAGCTTGTTAAAAAGGCTTGCGCCGACAAGAATGACATGGTCGATATAGATGAGATATTAAATCTCGATAATCAGCGAAAAAAATTACTAACCGAAACCGAATCGCTGAGGGCGAAACAAAATCAAGCCTCTCAGGAAATCGCTCGTCTCAAAAAATCCGGTGAAGATACTTCCCCAGTCATCGCTGAGATGAAAGAAGTCTCCGCTCGGGTAGGAGAGATGAACGGGAAGGTTCGGGAAGTCGAAGTCAAA from Candidatus Zixiibacteriota bacterium encodes the following:
- a CDS encoding DegT/DnrJ/EryC1/StrS aminotransferase family protein; its protein translation is MAIKNVPFYRQSFDKTEIAEVTDTIKSGWVTTGTKAHKLEELISGYVGAKYAAAVNSCTAGMHLLLKASGIGPGDEVVTTPYTFASTSEAILYTGAKPVYCDINYKTLNIEANAASCKVGKKTRALLPVHIAGLPVNMKKYVSLAKIKKIKFFDDAAHAIGAEYNGQKIGSIGDGSAFSFYATKNLTTGEGGMITTRHKRLAEKVKLLSLHAMSRGAWKRYTKGGSWRYDLLDLGYKYNMSDLAASLGLAQFKKFESFQTKRRRAAQRYISNLSQIDAIRLPFVDSNSVHAWHLFLLRLKLNKLKINRDRFIVELNQRGIGTSVHFIPLFLQTFYRRHLGLDKKDFPNAYKAYREVITLPLFPDIKPGEIDYVCDTIGTIVKKYRR
- a CDS encoding glycosyltransferase family 4 protein, whose protein sequence is MRIRFVTLYFPPEMGAAQRRISEMARRLANKGHKVTVVTGFPNYPTGLKPKEYHRKFFMREKVNGYGIIRLYHYTAPNKGFLKRIMIHLTFALSASIYNIFMKRDDIVYIESPPLFNGFIGLSSKLFRRIPYLFNVADLWPQTAIELKALRNKQIIFLARLLERVFYAQSSGIIANTKGARKFIMDLGFDDKKALFITNGVDLQEFHDQVVPSTKILKYKKEGRLLAIYAGILGMAQGLKIILEAAKELEREPIDFLFVGDGHDKEMMLEYSKQQGLKNVTFLDPVPQQEMPSVLKAADIAIISLRNLKLFNFVIPSKCFESMASELPIMLSVPGEMAEYVNAASCGFTAEPENLEQIVGAFRKFIALPDEERIEMGRRGRTYAIRHFSREDITNKLESAMRNVLSHGK
- a CDS encoding NAD-dependent epimerase/dehydratase family protein, with protein sequence MRKRLYSYLLAAFDFILFNIVVWIQILLRPSISEIYGGGVIQFLLPTFTALVMVGLLALFKQYRFKKKDRFLRQFTSAFNVVTLGFLLIVIISVDLGAMREFERGYLLILLVGLLVATALSRIITYLWFGGKPDFSLKEPVVLKQGNSHQNGNNKPLIIHNNVAVSEIKKRIDSSPFDFAVITDESGYFKGVINDGDIIEATMQNGHELKIKDILNHSYPVAREDISAGRMRQIMLERNLRFLPLLSGEGKPSRVVLLSNLNAKYQDLMQSRGTGQVLIIGGAGYIGSVMTRYLLKRGYRVAVLDNLMFGYDALKDLDNHPAYRFYKGDARNIQDLLTAIEDVDSVIHLAAIVGDPACALDPRATIDINYEASKILVDTCLNKNVKRLLFASSCSVYGASENDELLTEESPLNPISLYAETRIRSEEAILNQAESPLVVTMFRLATVFGFSYRPRFDLVVNILTARALQEGEISIFGGSQWRPNIHVRDVVGGFVAGMEAPIEVVDRQVYNLGSEKENYRIARIGDMVKEALPDTIVKTVDAEIDSRDYKVNFDKIEKALNWQAEVSVPEGIQEIIRAYHQNKFGHYSEKRYSNLKILQEA
- a CDS encoding class I SAM-dependent methyltransferase, which codes for MANNREKAANIYNSRKDIDDRYSLTKPGNKYNYKNLYNGIEDLLLSAFSDLSEVKFLEVGCGELFWPEVFMEIGCRSENCFGTDILHQRMVKGREKGRHTAAVTSSVLELPFKSDSFDLICQLTLMTSISEDADRDMAVEEMLRVLKPGGYILWYDFRYNNPKNPYTRAIGKNELHELFAPLPVQLKTITVFPPLARKMPAAGVPLLKFINLFSMLRTHYLALIGPKG
- a CDS encoding sugar transferase, which produces MKRFFDFVVSLSGLLVLSPLLILISLAILFSMGWPIFYRQVRVGKNGRKFKIIKFRSMVKNAEKRGPEFTTGGDSRITPLGGILRKTKLDELPQFMNVLIGDMSLVGPRPEVPRYVALYNEEQKQVLSVRPGLTDPASIAYRNEEEILAGYEDSEKAYIEEIMPAKLELNLEYINRVCFTTDISLIFKTISKIFSR